The sequence CGCTCTCTGCACGCTGGAAGCCGCACGGCACCGCACGGcgagcgggagcggcggcggcggccccggcccgatGGGGGCTCGCTGCGCCGGGTGCCGGCCCGTTACACCAGCAGCGGAGACACCGTCTGCCCGGGACAGGGCCCCGTCCCGTGATGAGCCCGTTTGCCATTTTCCTTCTACAGTGAAGAATAGGGACTCCTAGACAAAGCCATACAGAAATTTTCATTTGTAAGGATTCTAAcagaagcttatttttaaaaaaataaaatccaacacTGCCAAAACACAGACATACTGCTTTAGAGCAGGTTTTGCATATTGTCAAGTACACAAAGAGTAGACTCTTAGAAAACAAGTAACAACTGGAATAGGTTATAGATAGATAGGtccccagcatttttttttttcttcagtaaagatACTACTCTTGCAATCAACAGCAAAAAAGGTGCAATCACCACAAGTGACCACATAGACCAGTCCAGTAACAGCCAGCAGCCTTGCAGCCTGAGGTCCCCCACAGATACCAGGGAGAGGGATCCTGCTTACAGGAGATGCTGCTAAAACACCAGTCCAAGAGACTTCTTCCAACCACAAGACACCACTCTAAAAGACCTGCGTGAGACCTTACTCTCCAGAACATACCTAAGTAAAGACATCATATACAACAAAAATTGAGAAATAGCATctgagagagggggaaaaaaagcaaatatactTTTTTCCTATCAATAAGTGCTATCAGTAAAAAGTATTTtactaaagcattgaaatacttgCTTTTACCTCAACAAGTCCAGAGCCTCTACGAACAGCAGTCAACCTTTCAACAAACATTTCTGCTGAAAGCAAAAAGAGGAATTTGCCCTGAATTTGTAAGTGATTCAGAGGTGGGGCTTAATGGCTAATAAGCTCAGCTGGAGCCTCCTTGTTTTGTAGAGTGACAACTAGTAAGAAAGTATGTGGTGGTATTATGGGATAACAGGCTGGATTTTGTGATGGTGAGCAATTTTAGGAACAAAAAGTCTTCTTACAGAGAAGAATAagaaattggttttatttcttcttgtttaacAAGACTAGCGGAGTCTTGCTTATGATACCATTGCCTTGAGGCGTTTCTCATCAAAGTAACTAATCACTCAGCAGTTGCCAGCAGACCCGTAGTGAGGAACAGGCATTTATATGGTAGAGAGTAGCTAAAACAATGTGCTCCCCTAGAGTTACTTTATGTAAAAATTGAAAAGCACATAGAATTCTGAGCTTTCTAAAATTCAGTCTTAGATATTTTTGAAGCTAGTAGGTACCTGCCTGGCataggaaatatttaatatttctttaattctCTTGTGGTCATTCATATCAAtttcataactttttaaaatgttggtcAGTGTATAACAATTAGTGTCGGtttgctggtttgctttttttttttttttttagtaaagtgAATAAGGATAACCAGACAAATGCATCAGGAGCAAAGATGCTACTGTTGTGCACTTCTCTCTGACCGTGTCAAGAAATCTGACACCACTTGACCTGTTTGTCCCagcatatgtgcatatatatatatatgcaagtGCATATTCTTGCTTTAATTCATCAAATATCGATTATCCCAAGGATCTATAATTTATTTTAGGAACAGCATTTGACTGGGTGTTGGTTGGTTGAATGTTTTAGTTATTTACCGTTTCATCAACTATGAGAAATTTCCctagaaaatgaagggaaataaaatCCTGTGACATTTCCATACCTGGTGATTTTTAAGATCAAATCTATTGATTTTTCTGCCGTAAGAATCCCTTCGCTGCCCTTGCTAATAACTGCGATAGCTAACGCAAAGAGACTGGGAGGCGACGCCCCGTTCCGTGCAGACATTAGCCGGCAGCAGTGTTATTTTTTCTGTGGCAGGGCACTGCTCCGCTCCGCCGGGGGGAgccctgtgcctgcagccccgcaggcagggagaggggcccCCATCCCGCTGTGACCCCGCCGGCCGCAGGGCCCGCTCCTCCGGGCCGGCAGGGGGCAGCACGGCGGGCGCCGGGGACGGGCGTGCCGGCGGCGCCCCGCCTCGCCGGGCAGGCGAGTTGCTGCGGCTGCGCAGTGGGCGCGGCCTTTTCCCCCCTGCTGCGGAGCGCAGTCGTTGTGCGGAGCGGGCCCCGGCCTAGGCCTAGACCGGACAGTACCTGGCACGATGGTCAGTACCGGCCGCTGCGGGGCccgcgcggcggggggggctctgcTCGCCGGTCTGCGCCCGCCGCGCGGCTCTGTCCGCCCGGATGGAGCCCGATTGACTCGGGCCCGGGGCCGGCTCCAGCGTGGCGATGGCTGCCATTAGCGTTGGGGCTGCGCCGcggggcggctcggcggggcccggctcGACTCCGCTGCCGGCCGCGCTGCTTCCCCGGGCCGCGGTCCGCCGGCTGGGCGCGGCGGCAAGAGCGGGtcggccccgggcggcggggccgggctcgcCGGAGCCCCTCGTGCCCTGCGGCGGCTGGCGGGGGCTGGTGGCCCGGGGGCGCGGGTGTCGGACTGGCCGCCCGCCTTAGTGCCGCCGGGACGCGCCTCCGAAACGGTGGCGGGTGTTGGGGAGCGCCGGTCCCGTCGCGGTGTCAGCAAGGGTCGTTGTCCCCGCCGAgtggcggggggctgcgggagagGCCGGCTCCGTGGCGGAACTCGCCAAAGAGATAACTGCGTAGGGGGTGACTGAAAATGACTGCGGTTACTGTCTCGGGCCGTGCGGGCAGGCGCAGCGTTAGCAAACAGAATTTCTGGCTTTCTCCTGAAACTATATGAAGTTATGGGAGAAGTGTGCATTAGTTCCGGTGGGAAGGATGGAAATTCTGGGATTCGATGTGTTAGagttttcttaacattttatttttatgatgctTTTTTATCTAAATGTGTAGGTATGCTTGCTACTTTATTCCTGATTTTGTCACGGTTTTATTCATGGCACGTTTAATTAGAATGGCCTTGGCTTATGTGGTTGTATGTTAATAACGTCTAGTTATATTTCTTATTCAAGGGGTTTGTGAAAGTTGTCAAGAATAAGGCCTACTTCAAGAGATACCAAGTGAAATTCAGGAGAAGGAGAGGTATTGTTAAATTTCCTGTAGCATGCAATTGAAAGTCACTGATGAATATTCCCACTTCTTTCACATGTGTTTGCCACACCATAACTTctttttcagagggaaaaacTGATTACTATGCCCGCAAACGTTTGGTAATTCAAGATAAAAACAAGTACAACACCCCAAAGTATAGGATGATTGTGCGTGTTACCAACAGAGACATCATTTGCCAGGTAAGGTCTGTGGTGCTTGCTGCTTACTCACCAGCTTTCCCACCTGAAATACAGAGAAAGGGGGATGGTTGAAGCAGCTGGAATCTTTTAGGCTTGATCTGAGCGGTTTTTATATTGGAAAATAGTTCCTTAGAGAACAACCTTTAATGTTGACACAGATTCAGTAATAAACTGTattcatcattaaaaataaattttagtaGTGTCAACATTCTTCAGCAAGGTTATTTGTAACATAAGACTGTACTGGTTTAATGATGCTAAATAGAAGACTTTAGGGAGAGGGAAGGTAtctctatttttcttctgctgtactTAAAGTGCATTGAAAAGGGCCTTTTTTCCTTGGCTGAAGACAACAAAGTTGACTGGGTATCCTGTCAACCCAACCTGACACTGTATCTAAAGGTGCCCTCTCTTTTGAGAGTGCTTTTCCTGTGATGTTATGTGGATGACGTGAAGCAGCTAGGCCTTACGATGGCTTTCCTGTGAGATTAAAGGAGACCAGTAAATAAGAACAGTAGGCGTTTTTTCATCCTTACTAAGTATGCACTTGTGTGTCCCATCATATGCAGTTCCTCGCTGTGGTTCactttcttgtttcattttcagcatgttttgattaattttgaagtttaaaaCTTAGGTGTGTTTGTTTTATTACAAATGCATGTTAGTAAGCTCAAAAAAGAAGCTAGaaaaattttaattgtaatttctTCTTGGAATAATTACCTGTTAAAAACAGTGGACAGTGCTCTTTTTACAGTCAGTTCAGAAAACGTTATATGATCTTGACgaggttgttttatttttgaaactcAAACCAAAAATGAGCGGTGGTAGGTGCTCATATCTGATAGTGCCTTTCCAGTGGGTGGGAATCCTGCAAAAAGGAGACAACTTTTGGGTGTAGGAAGGAGGTGTGGGAGTCAAAAGGAGAAGGTTCTGTATGTGAAAGGAACAGTAGAAACAAATCTGATAGTACTGCTGTCTCACAGGAAACCCCTGAGATGATGAAAATCTCAGACCCATGAATTAAATCATTGCATAAGGTTACCACAAACTCTGTATTGgatgctttctgcatttttttggaGGTACATTATATACTGTGTCACATGAGAACTACATTCAGAAAGTGGGACAGAATCCATCCACATCCATCATGATTCCTTGAAAGGTTGTCTTTGTAGGCAGTTCCCTGGCTTCTTGATGTATGTGGAGAGGTAGACAAAAGTTGCTGGTACACTTTCTGTGGCCTAATACAGATTTGAATTCTTTGTGTCTGTGCTTGAGAAGTTAtttatgtcttaaaaaaaaaaaaacaaacaaaaaacaaaaaaaaacacaaacccttGAGCTTGCGTGCAAAGGTTGTCAGTTTGCTGGACATTCCTATACAGAACTCCTATCAGTTTAAGTAGAtgtcaaataaataataaattgagCCCAGAATTGTGAGAAAGCTAACATTTGTTTTGTTGTCAGATTGCCTATGCCAGAATCGAAGGCGACATGATTGTCTGTGCTGCTTATGCCCATGAGCTGCCAAAATACGGTGTGAAGGTTGGCCTGACCAATTACGCAGCAGCGTACTGTACAGGTCTGCTGTTGGCACGCAGGGTAGGTATCCGTCAGGTTGTCTGGAAGTTGCTGCTCTGGTTTTCCAATTTGCTTACAAAATAGAAAGCCCACTTTAAGTGGCATGTTAGTGTAGATACTTGACTCTGTGGGCTTCTCTAAATAATGTCTGCTCTTTACCATAGAGATTTGATGGCCTCTTGTGTCTGTCAAATCATAGTGAGAAGTATGGCAGCATGCAGCTTCAACTCCAGCAGCTCACTTTAAGTCTCAGCACTTAAGTATCGTGGAGGGAGGGAGTCAGGATAAAAATGTAAGAAAGGTACCTTTAAGAGTTTGAAAACATATAAACAGTGTCCTTCCATATGAGCTTATGAATAAGGCTGAAGTTCACTGGTGTACCTGTTGGAACAAAAGGTTGAAACTTAACAGATGTGCTTAAAGTGGTGGTTGTGAAAACCCTTGTTATTAGTATGGGGTGCTTAATTTTTGTAAAGGAATTTGTCAAAAACATCAAGATGCTACTGCAAATTTGTGTTTTAAGGTAATGGTGATTCTTCATTTTGTCATTAAGTTGAAAGAATTTAAGaagtgctttaatttttttcttccttcacagcTTCTGAATAAATTTGGCCTTGATAAGATCTATGAAGGCCAAGTTGAAGTGACTGGTGATGAATATAATGTGGAAAGCGTGGATGGAAAGCCTGGTGCTTTCACATGCTACCTGGATGCGGGTCTTGCCAGAACTACCACTGGAAACAAAGTCTTCGGTGCTCTGAAGGGTGCAGTGGATGGTGGTCTGTCCATCCCTCATAGGTAATCTAGTCTGTTTGGAAGAATTCTGTTAGACTTAACCTGAGATGCTTCTGTATGCGACAGTCTACTTACAGTGTCATTTTATGTTGAAATAGTTCTGTTATAACCTGGTAGTGATGATGTAGCCTAGATTctggggtgggggtttttttggttgttttgttagctgtttttttaatccagagaTGCAATTCTGATAGTGCTGCTGCGAATCTTGCAACTATTGAGATGCTATTATATTTTAGAAACTAAAGAGCCATCTTGTTGCTTTTACTTAGTCGTCAAATGCCTGAATGCACTTAAGTAAATATCCTTTAGTATTCCGTTGGTTTAAGTCCTTAGCAAATTGTGTGTATGCATTAACTTCACCGTGAAAAACTGTACATGCCAGGTAAAAAACCCACTGACATTTGCTACAGTTGTCAGTATGATAGTAGGTCCGAGCACTCTACCTGCTCTAGAAATTTCCACATAGAAGTTTTGACAATTCTGTCTCAAGCTGTGAATGACTGAATCAAGATTTTAGGCAGTGTTACCTAACCCTGATACTATAGCTGACTGCTTCTTTCTGCTATATCTAAGATCTGTTGTGTATTTTCCTACCCTCTCCCATGCTGTCCTAGTCATTCTTGACTAATTGTCCAGTTTTTCTGACTTGGCTGCTACATGATGATACTCCCAAAGACTGAACACTCTGTAGTTGGTCCACGGTGTGTATATGATGTACTGCACTGTTTCAAGACGGGACTGATGGCAGCTAAGATGAACTTAAAACTTCCATCTCTTAATTTTCTATATTTCTTAGTTTTTAATTGGAGGGTCCTACCCCTCTGTTACCTCTAGGAGAATCTGATGTATTAGTCACTTCGGTGTGGAACCTAGCCTCTGAATTAGAGCATTCGTCAATATGTCTTAATTTGAGTGTAACTGCTGTTTCACAGTACCAAACGCTTCCCTGGTTATGACTCGGAAAGCAAAGAATTCAATGCAGAGGTTCACCGCAAGCATATCATGGGCCAAAATGTTGCAGATTATATGCGTTACCTGatggaggaggatgaagatgctTACAAAAAACAGTTCTCCCAGTACATAAAGAACAACGTAACACCTGATGGGGTAAGATTTATCTGGCTGGCTCCTGTGCATTAATAGAGATATTGATGTCTTGTGTAGGGACTTCTTTAGTAATGCAAAGAAGTTTGGTATATAAAATAATGTGATTCATGTTGTATGTTATTCatgcaaatacttttttcttcattaggaGCTGTATAATACATCATAAGTCTCTTGAAAGTGATATCTTTTTTCCTGCCGTGAAGCTGAACATTTTACCTATAAATCTCAGCTTACAGGACTGCATTTTAAactggaatactttttttttttttttcctgatagggAAATTGACTTGCAGTTTCCACACATGCTACCCACTCATTCCCAATCCTCCACCAGAGCCTGTCATTTCTGCAGCTGTGAGGGTGTGTTCTATGTCACATCTGTTTCCATGATTGTGTGACCCTATAGGTAGTTCTAGGTCCCAGGTGAATACAGAACAGCCCAAGCTAGCTCTGGTGAAGCTGGCATCTTGTGAAACTACAGAGTGTAATACATCTCATTTTAGTACTACTTGAAATTTAAAGAGCGTTTTCTACAAAACACTAGAAGATATGTAAGATAACCAAGGTCCTTCTTTCAAGTGTTGAAACTCCTTTCAGATGTCTTGCTGCCTCTAATATTCTTGCTTGGTTTCCCCAATTAGTAGTCCTGAAGCTTGAAACAAACATGTCTGCTTTTTAGGCTGTGCAAAACTTAACTTCATTCTTTATCCCTTTATTGCTGTGGGgtcttgtgggggtttttttgtaaacttTGTTTTAACTTTAGTCTTTACTGAAAAATAAGTCATGTATTGTAAATGGCAACTTATTCTATTTCACTGAAGAAACCATATCTGTATCTTGTACTGCAATTGAGTCCACAACTTATGTCAATAGCTGGACACTTATCCTTTGTACATCTAGAAAATTTTATGCAGCTGGGATCTCATGGTCTGAATTAACCACTACCAAAGGTTATTCTTTAAAATTGGTGCCATTCTGGAACCAGAATTGTCTTTGGGACAGAGCAGTGTTATTGTATCCTTGCGGACATGGCAGGAACTGTCATGGTTCTTGCAAGACTTGTTAATCTGTACCTGCTTTCACAACTTAGACTTTCTCCCCCTTCTCTAAGCAGCTCTGTAAGGTGTATTAAAAGTGGTAAGATTGCAGGTCTGATGACAAAGTTTGTGTGGAATCTTTTTGGTTTAGTTAGTAAACATTAAGTATTTTATTCTGGGTAGACGTAGAATAACTTTATATACTACCTTTTAAATGTAGGGAAGCTATGGCACTGAAAAGTAGACTTCAGAGGAAATAGTGTTTCAACTGCAAGATGCTAGTATGCATTGGAGACTTGTAAGTAGCCTGTAGTTACTCCATAGCCTTGGTTCCTTAACTGTAAAATAAGGATAAAATAACTTTGTGTGTTTCAGTATTTAATTTGTATTATAGTGGTAGTAGGAATTTCAGTATGCTGTGGCAGTGATCTTCTGAATAACACTTTCTTCATAAAGGCAACCACCCAAAATTACAAGATGTATTGTGATGAAACCCATTTCTAGTGCATGCTTTGGTAAGggtgtctttgattttttttctatgattctCAACTGGGTCTCTGGAGAACTTAACaattctttttgggttttttgtcttcaAGATGGAAGAAATGTATAAAAAAGCCCATGCTGCTATACGGGATAATCCAGTCCATGAAAAGAAACCCAAGAGAGAAGTCAAGAAAAAGAGGTAAAATTCATCCTCTTTAACATGAATTTGACTTCTCTGTTGAAGATACCTTAGTTATGCTAAAACTATCAATGTAATTCACATTGCAGTTCTGTAAAAACACATGGTCTTTTAGATTAAGCTAGAAGGATTTCACTGTAACTTTGTCAGGAGTTAACTTTAGCAGTAGGAATCTAAATTTAAAGAGCTCTCAACTATATACAAAAAAAGTGGAATGTGCTCATGGCCTGAATAGCTGGAACTCTTAAGGGGGAGAGCAGCTTCTCTTCAGGTGAGGGCAGGCTGATTTAATTTGTCAAGATCAAACTATTTCGATTTTTCAGGAGCCTGGGAGAAAAGAAATTGAGGCATAGCTGTTGCATTGGGCCTTGATACTGTCTCTAGTCACTAAAGAGTAATTCTTGAGGAATTAAACTGCTGCAGTCAACCATGCCTTTTTGCAGCGCCCTAATTACAGCCTTAAATCATTACAAGGAAGTAGTGTGTTACAGAAGTGGGAATATGTTCTAGCATAGCACTTTTAACCATAATCCTGGTGCACTGCAGCTTTCTTGACCACCTTTTTGCTTATTTCTGCCTTAAATATCGTACACTGTGCTTACATTGCAGATGGAACTGTCCCAAGATGTCCCTCGCCCAGAAGAAAGATCGTGTTGCTCAGAAGAAGGCTAGCTTTCTCAGGGCCCAGGAGCGTGCAGCTGATAGTTAAGACAACTTCCACAATTTTCTATGAAGCTTTGGAAAAAGTGGCAATAAATTTATTGAGTAAGCAACTGTGTAAGACTGGCTTATTAATATATCTTggatacagaatattttttaattcagatatTCTGTAGCCTTaaggacttttttcccctttcaaagtATGAATTGTAGTCATTCACAGAGAAGAGAGGTGACAGACCTaaaagccagggctgctgcatTAGAATTACTCCCATAAACAATTTGATTAATTTTTGGCATCACTAGTACCAAAGCCTAGGTCTAAGAACTCTTGCTTCTAGCAACAACAATATTTACGTTTTTTTAAAGGGCTTTTACATGTCCTTCACCCTTTTTCTTTCAGCATACTTAATGTTATGGAGGAATCTGTATGTAGCTttagagaaaaaagcagcagtaatcaCAGTAGGTTCTGAAGCTTCTGCCTAAAGGCAGCCTTAGGCTTTCAGGAACACAAATGATAACACTTTCCCTACTGAGACTTAACTGTAGCTGATTCAGACAGGCATTCCTAACTGAAGTGCTTAAGGTTCTTCCAGTAACTGAAGTAAGCCCTTTCAGACACTCAGCTTTAAGCTCTGGATGCTCCTGAAACATGTATGACCTTAAGCTGAATACTTCACATTATTTGATTAGACAAGAGGATTCACTTTTAAGTTGCATATATGGGCTTAGTTACAGAGGCCTGGATGTGCTCTGATCCCTTACTTTCTCCTACATCTCCATTTTATAGGAACTTCTTGTTTCCTATTAGACTTACTGAAGCTGCTTGCACAGTTAAACACAAGTCAAATAGGTTACATGGAGGAATGTTTTGCTCTAAGATACTAATAGATAAGTACTGCTATTGAAAGAAGGAGGCCTGTGATTTATTGTAaacaaaagtgtatttttttccactgaaaactcgatgcaacagcaataaaaatgacTGTTCTGTACATCAATCTGTACTATTAAACATGTTTTCCAGTTGTTTAAAATATCCAACATTTTATAGTCAATAATCTCTGCCCAAAACCTAGTAGCAAttacagtcagattttttttttccaccaagaaCATGACCACTTTACACTTGAGTGCATTGCTGGCTATAAATAATTCTTAGCTCATGGTTGAAGGACATTATCAAGTTAGAGACAGTGATTAGCATAGTAATTCTTAAACTGAAAAGCTGCTGTTTACAAAACAGTACATCCTTAACCCAGGCTGCACACTATTACAGAGGATAGGGAACAGGGACTTGATGTTGGTCCTGGAATCCATTCAAGGAATGCATTTAATACAGGATACCTAAAGCAATTAACAGCCTttcacatatatttaaatatagctTGTCCTTcttacagtgaaaataaattatgGGGCCAGGGTTTAGGAGTATATGGATGACAGCTATTCAAATAAATAAGGATTGAACTACTTCACACTTAAAGCTTTTATAAATTAAACATTAACAGGGAAGTACTGAGCACAGTATTAAGGTATTGTATGAACATCCAGTTCTACTTAATTGTGAACACAGATGTAAACCTGAGACACAACAGGGATGCAGGTCACAGGTGGTACAGTGGTCATGCCACATCAAGTGCCATAATCAGATGGTGTTTACTTACTCTGCACTTGAGACTTAACAGTGACTCATAAACAGTACTAGAAAATAATAGTAACACACTACAGCTCACTTACGTTCCACCTTGGTCCTAGCTGTTACTATCTCAGGCTCCTATTTAAGTAATATTCCATACAATCCAGCTTCTGCCCTACAGTTCAGGTCTAGTTCTGGCTTGCATAAATCCTCTTAACTATTGCAGGAAGTAAGTATAAGTCTAGCTCAATTTGGACAGTGAAAAGTCAAGACTTTAGACAGTTATTACTTGTTTCACATGTTCAGTAGATTCCTACACTATGCAAGCTTCCTTTTTTACTGTTAGGTCATTTCTGCTatcagttcttttaaaaagaaatagcttcAGTTCTGATACCTTAGTCCACAAACTTTACTCCTCAGCTACTACAGCTTAATTTGGGTTAAAGACCTCAAGTGATTTACAAAAATGTAGGTATTGAAACTGATGTTGATATTGCTGCTAGACTATATACATGATTTTAAGAAATAACATTCTAAAATTCTTGGCTCCCAACAGGGTTCATTGTTTAAGGACTTAAATTGTTGAACTACTTAAACATTCAAGATGTAAGCATGAGGTAACAAGGTGTAAACAGAATCTAAGTTTCATAATACAACCTGTCAGTTCTAGAATAAAATTATAATCTTCCAcagtttaaaaatttttaatgtgCAAATTCTGCCATGCCAAGGTATTAGTAAACTTCAATCTCACAGTTCATTTACGACAGCAGCTTGGACTCAGACACGTTATTTGCAGTAGTGGTGGTTCTTCATAAAACTACTTAGGATAAAAATCTTTTGCAGGTATTTCACAAGTGAGCAATGATTTTCACAGAACTGTAAGATATTCCATCAGTTGATGTGGTGGCACAGTGAATACTTTTTTCCTGTTCCAAGACCTGACAAAGTGCACATAACAGTCAAGCATGCAGGGGTTTTGTTTCCTTAACAGCACTGGCACAGAAGTGCTTCTGGCCTCTGCCCGATCATTCAGTGGCATGTTCATTCTTTGAGAAGCCCTGTCATAAGGTACTGACTGAAAGGCAAGAGCCATTAATGAAATCTGAGTaaagaaacagctttaaaaaacgCTGCAGATCGGTTTTAACAAATGTGGTAGGCCACCTCTAGTGGCAGGCATCAGTATTGTCTTCTGCTGGTGGAGAAGCTAAGAATCATTTGTATGGGAAATTTTCTTCCACAGTAAAGTTTTTAAGTTATTGAGTATTAAAGAATGCTCCATTTCCATCTGATTTGCTGTGACTTTAAGGGCAATACACAAGTACAGTTGTTTTTCTAGTTCTTCATGGATATCAGAAGGAGCACCACGAAGCAGATAGTCTTTAAGTAGCTGACAGGCTTTTGCCAAGTTTGGCTGAATTACTTCTGTGGTGCATCTCATTTTGCTTTGGTCACACAGAGTTCTACAGTCTGTACCATAAATACAGTCCAAATCCGATTCACACTGACGATCTTTAATTATTTCCTTCAAATTCATTTCTGGCACAATTTTTCTCATGTCCATCATTTTCAAATCATATTTATCATTATATCCCAAGTTTTTGGCACTTGTATCACACATAAGAAAGTTTCCATAAGGTCCATGGAAAATATCTTCCACAAACTCTAAAAGCCCTATAGCTATTTTTGCCTTTCTTGGCCATGATGGAGTAAACCATTGATCCATGCTTCTTCTGAAGCCAGAGGGAATGAAAAGTTCTATAATCCATGGAAGGCTGATTCCATAGAGAGAGGTATATTCAACTCTTTCAGTCACATAGAGATCCCCACAAAAACCCATCAACTTGGGAGTATGTTCTTTATCCTGCAAGATCACCATTAACAGAAACTCATCTAGCTGCAGCAGTGCCCATGCAGATTTCGCCTCTGGCAAAGAAACTCTACCATCTTTGTTTCCATCAGCAAAAGATAGGATGAGATTAACCAGTTCTGAAAGATTTCCTTGTTCACCCAATTTTGCCTAAAAGCAACAAATGAAAAAGATTAAGTATGATTTCATTAACTACCACTATTCCACCTGTCATTCTACATTCTGTTATTCTCGTTCTATGGATAGCATGGTAGGTGATATTATGTTCTAGTTTTCTTTGGTAATAGATGTTATAGACCTTGCTATCTGATGCctgaagagcttttttttttttttttttgttctgttttcaaaggCACCAAGTATACGATCTTCTGAAAGTAATAGTGTTGTTTGCCTTTCAAAATGCAATCATTGGTTTTGGTCagatcagtgtttaaaaaaaccataTCAAGTAGTTTATTAAATATTCTCTTCTAAAAGTATGTAGAATTGAAATGTTTAGATAAGGTTTAGTTTTCAGATTATTAAACCTTACAGGTGTACAGAAATTACACTATCAACTGCATTTTGACCAACTATAAAAAGTACCAAGACACACTGGGTACAAATCCCATATGGTAAATGTACCAAGatatttaattttgttatttgCTGTAACCACCACCATTGTATCAATACAGAGAAAGAAGCCATTGCTGGAATCACAACTGTTGCCTTTTCAACTACCACCAATGCACAAAGACAGACAAGCTTTTTTCCAAATTCTCTTAAAAACTACTCTGAAATACCTGCTGCTCACTCGTTCTTAGAGACAAAGCTACTGTAATGCGTAACAACCGTTATCAGCTTTACATAATTAtgctgtgtgtgtacatgtgtacaCATG comes from Athene noctua chromosome 5, bAthNoc1.hap1.1, whole genome shotgun sequence and encodes:
- the DIPK1A gene encoding divergent protein kinase domain 1A isoform X1, with protein sequence MARRLFPGAWLRKPQYAQVHMNDDFCFSSVCSSSVVCKKAWDSSCCKHVRFSYMRMKYLFISWLVVFIGSWVMYVQYSTYTELCRGHDCRKIICDRYKTGVIDGSACSSLCAKETLYFGKCLSTKPNNQMYLGIWGNLQGVIKCQMEEAAQLDLGADPEPRKEIVLFDKPIRGTTVEKFKEMVYGLFKAKLGEQGNLSELVNLILSFADGNKDGRVSLPEAKSAWALLQLDEFLLMVILQDKEHTPKLMGFCGDLYVTERVEYTSLYGISLPWIIELFIPSGFRRSMDQWFTPSWPRKAKIAIGLLEFVEDIFHGPYGNFLMCDTSAKNLGYNDKYDLKMMDMRKIVPEMNLKEIIKDRQCESDLDCIYGTDCRTLCDQSKMRCTTEVIQPNLAKACQLLKDYLLRGAPSDIHEELEKQLYLCIALKVTANQMEMEHSLILNNLKTLLWKKISHTNDS
- the DIPK1A gene encoding divergent protein kinase domain 1A isoform X2, yielding MARRLFPGAWLRKPQYAQCDRYKTGVIDGSACSSLCAKETLYFGKCLSTKPNNQMYLGIWGNLQGVIKCQMEEAAQLDLGADPEPRKEIVLFDKPIRGTTVEKFKEMVYGLFKAKLGEQGNLSELVNLILSFADGNKDGRVSLPEAKSAWALLQLDEFLLMVILQDKEHTPKLMGFCGDLYVTERVEYTSLYGISLPWIIELFIPSGFRRSMDQWFTPSWPRKAKIAIGLLEFVEDIFHGPYGNFLMCDTSAKNLGYNDKYDLKMMDMRKIVPEMNLKEIIKDRQCESDLDCIYGTDCRTLCDQSKMRCTTEVIQPNLAKACQLLKDYLLRGAPSDIHEELEKQLYLCIALKVTANQMEMEHSLILNNLKTLLWKKISHTNDS
- the RPL5 gene encoding large ribosomal subunit protein uL18, yielding MGFVKVVKNKAYFKRYQVKFRRRREGKTDYYARKRLVIQDKNKYNTPKYRMIVRVTNRDIICQIAYARIEGDMIVCAAYAHELPKYGVKVGLTNYAAAYCTGLLLARRLLNKFGLDKIYEGQVEVTGDEYNVESVDGKPGAFTCYLDAGLARTTTGNKVFGALKGAVDGGLSIPHSTKRFPGYDSESKEFNAEVHRKHIMGQNVADYMRYLMEEDEDAYKKQFSQYIKNNVTPDGMEEMYKKAHAAIRDNPVHEKKPKREVKKKRWNCPKMSLAQKKDRVAQKKASFLRAQERAADS